TGCCTGCTGTGGGTCCACCATTTTCATCTGCCTCCTTTTCTGCCTCATACCGGAACATTTCAAGTACCCAGGTTTGCTCCCCTAGTTTCTGAAGGCCAGGCAGGCCAGGGAAACTTAACTCCTGTggctgggcagaggcagagagcaAGGCACTGAGAGGAGGGGTCATTTTAAAGAGCACCGAGCGCAGGCTCCGGTCTCTTTTGCTCACGGTGACAGCAAAGGGTCACACTAGAAACCACAAGCTGGGACATACCAAGTGGCCTCCgatctttctctcttctttttaccatttttcgtctctttgtcttctcatttttcttaggAAGAGGCATTTTCACTGACAGCTTCTTGGACAGCTCTGGGACAACATTTTTCTGAGGAGGGTAAGGGGTTTTTAACGCCTCACTTTGCTAGTGTTTAGAAGATAGCATATTAAAGGGGGGAAGGTTGTGTGTTTGAATGCATTGGTTTGGGACCCTCAATCTCCTTAGGAATAAGTTGTGgtaaagcaaaaggaaattagGGGAAGGCAAACAGCTATAGGAAACCAGACCATCCAGGGATTTCAAAGTTCAGTAGCTTGGATTTGTTACAGGACTGCTTAATTTGTTTCACTGGTTTTGCATTTCCTGTCACTTATGCACTTATACACTAAACTAGCTAGTGCAGTTTCTGCTGACAGAAAAGTAGTGCTCAGGAAAAAACTTGGGAAAGTGGACATTTTTTAACAGAGAGCTTCAAATGACACATATTTAAATGTGCTCCGCAATGATTTAGTGAGGCAATAAACATTAAGTGGTGCATGCATTAAAATTTTTAAGTTACGGGTctctaaaaatacataaaaccaCAATATGACTGCCAAACAAATATGCCCTTGCCAGCTATGAAGTTGTGGCTATTAATTTGAAAAGCTATAACTATGTGGCTGACATACAAAGACATCCAAAAGttctggtttgcttttattctgtgtcAGGAATCATACAGTGCAGGGGAGATAACACAATTTTATTGCAAAAAGTTGCATTAAACAACGAAGTAGACTGAAGCGCCAGATGCACCTCTGCCTGAACCTGTCTTAAAATGGCAAGCTGCTAGGAGGTTGCTATTCTCGGAGGTGACTCTGATAGCTCTCAACAGATGCAGCTCTGGGAATGCAGCCGGAgcggggggaggcggggagCAGCTGACCCCTGTGCTGGCACCCAGACATTCGGGGCCCGCAGCTCACGTCAGCTTGCGCTGACACTGACACTTCCAGCACACATGGccttctccctctgctgctctgcacgcAGTCATCACCcggcaaaagaagaaaaaaaatcctggtaCTCACAGGCAGCAACCATTCCTTTCTATAATTAAATTACCGTTTTGTTACGGGCTGCGGGCTTAAGGGAAAATTGATGTGCTGAGATTTCAGATTGAAGTGTGACTGCATTGAAATATGACTTTTTGAAAATTGATCTGAAGTAGTCCAGATTGTTTTATCATAAAGTAGCAATTCTTCATCTTCTGTCTTTCCTGAGCACAAGGATCACAAAGAATTTTAGCTTGtgtaaattctttaaaaatcaatgaatATATCAAAGAGAAATGCTATATTTGAATATGTTGCTTGCTGATCTCAGCAATTCTGTTTTAACTCTGTTCTTGAAGATCAGCACTTTCCTTCACTGTGTGTTTGCCTAcacatattttttgaaatagGCCCTTTGAGAATTACTTAAGAGCCATCTCATGTTGTGTTTGACAAAAACCTGGGTCTTCATTTCAGCAAGAGCTGAACTTGCCTAGAGTTGATAAGTGTGGTTCAAATCCCTATCTCTAAGATAACTATATGTCAACAATTATTTCCTTCACACATGAAGAACGCATTTAAGGTAATACATTCTACTACAgttttcatgacattttttcagataaaagttAGACGTCATCTCTTCTCCCTAAATATCCCCAAAATCCTAAAAGGAAGGTTAAGTTTAAATAGTTTCAGATTACTGACattgaaaagcaagcaaagggTCTATGAGTAGAAGGTATTTGCAAATCTGTCATGGGAAACAGAATATCATTAGTCTCATAAATCTAAAGTTTAAAGTCTAAAAAACTGAAGGAATTTGGAGCAGATCCTAAATCTAAAATCAAGATAACTATACCCAAAATTCACTTTCTCCTTTACGTTTTATGTTACTCTTTCTTTAAGAATTTCCCCCATTCTTCATATTTCTTGGTCAAACTCTGAATTCACTTACCTGTAAATCTGTATTAGCCCTAGAACAAAGCTGGAGCATATCTTTCCTATGCTTCAGATCTAGAGCCTGGCtgacttaaatatatatttccaaaaTTTTACACTCTGGCAAACTTGTTTAAGGTTTAGGAAGAGAATTTAATTCTTTGAATGTGATGACAATATGGAAATATTACTTTTATGatcttgttattaaaaaaatgaattttggaaTTACTTGTATTCTTCATAATTTGAGCATCCATTGTTATGAATAAGCAGCCACATTACAATTTAGGACCGTAAAATAGCTTTTAGAGAGGTAGATTATCCCACGAGTTTTATTTTCGTGGCATTTATATGTATTGACAAAGGTTAGCTTTGTTGCATAACCACTCAGATATTATATTTCACAACTGCAGTGTAGCTctaaactttttcattttatttttagcgAGCTCGTGGCTGTAATATTTCATTGCAGTCATGGCACCTAAGAAGAAGAATGTGAAGAAGAACAAAGCAGATATCAATGAAACAACTATCATTGTGGAAGACGGTCCCCTCAGCAAACTAAATGGCTTGAATGGACTCTTAGAAGGAGGCAATGGTTTAAGCTGCATCTCATCTGAAGTTTCTGACTTATCATATAGCCCAAATCTCTTGGAAGGTCTAAGCAGAATGAGACAAGAAAATTTTCTCTGTGATTTGACTATCGGTACCAAAACCAAATCCTTCAGTGTTCATAAGGTGGTGATGGCTTCAATCAGTGACTACTTTCACAACATCTTGAAGAAAGATCCATCCACCCAAAGAGTAGACCTCAATGATGTGTCCCCATTGGGTCTAGCTACTGTTATCACCTATGCTTACACTGGAAAACTTACGCTCTCGCTTTATACAATAGGTAGTATTATTTCCACAGCAATTTATCTTCAGATTCACTCCCTTGTAAAGATGTGCTGTGATTTTCTAATCCAAGAAATCAGTGTTGAGAATTGTATGTACATTGCCAATATTGCAGAAACATACGGACTAAAAACGACCAAGGAGGCGGCACACAAATTTATTAGAGACAACTTCATTGAATTTTCAGAAACGGATCAGTTCTTAAAACTTACTTTTGATCAGATTAATGAACTTCTTGCAGATGATGACTTACAGCTTCCTTCTGAAATTGTTGCATTCCAGATTGCAATAAAATGGCTGGAATTTGACCAAAAAAGAGTAAAGTTTGCTGCTGATCTCTTAGGCAACATCCGTTTTGGTACCATCTCGGCTCAAGACCTTGTCAACTATGTTCAAACTGTTCCGAGAATGATGCAAGATGCCGACTGCCATAAGCTCCTGGTGGATGCCATGAATTATCATTTGCTTCCGTATCATCAGAATACACTGCAGTCCAGAAGAACAAGGATTCGTGGAGGTTTCAGAGTGCTAGTTACTGTTGGGGGACGCCCTGCTCTAACAGAGAAGTCTCTTAGCAGAGACATCTTATACAGAGATCCTGAAAAGGGATGGAAGAAGCTTAGTGAGATGCCTGCTAAAAGTTTTAACCAGTGCGTGACGGTGATGGATGGATTTCTCTATGTGGCTGGTGGGGAAGACCAGAACGATGCCAGGAACCAAGCCAAGCATGCAGTCAGCAATTTCTGCAGGtaactatttatttaaaaatgtttatttatttatttattccatacAGTGCAGGGAGAAGACTGAGCTGGGTTGTGATGTGCGATGTGATCAGATCAGGTACCTATAAGGAGGACAGGGTGGAGGAGGTACGGACGCTATTCCGTACTGAAGTttgaatgaacagaaaaatgcaacCGAAATATGTAAGAACTTCACCATGGTTACCCATGCACAATGGGAAGTGGCCAGACTGAGAAAACTTATTCCAAGTGGAGGAAATAAATAGGAGAATAAACAGGAGTTCTAGGAGTTTCTAAGGTAACATTTAAATGCATGAAATCAGgcaagattttttaaatttcaggaGCTGATGATGCCTCACAGAAAGTTCTAAAAAATTCTCTGAGTTATTATAATCTTGCCTTTCTGTGCACcattcactgtatttttaacagctCTTGTACTGCATTTCATATcctttggcttttttatttatgaCGAGTTTAGAAACTACATCATAGCCTCTTGAAGACTACATTTCTATCCTCCAAGGTACTCCAAACAATACCTTGCTTACGATTCTTATCAGTCATCATCTAAGAACCGTACTGGTGATAGCAAGGGCAAAAGAGTCCATAGCCTAACATGCAGCAGTCAGATGAATGGTGCTAGTTATTGATTAGTTCAGGCTAAAAGCTGATGGCACACTGTTGCTTGAAGCAAAGGCTGGAGGTGAGAAAACTCATCGTTTATCTAGTAACAGGCCATGTAACAGACTGTGGACAAGCAATGCCAATATGCAGCCTACCAGTGATTGTTTTTCTGCTCCTGGAAAAGAACATTAAGATAACTTCTCCCAGAGAGGTCCACTAACACACAAAGATAATGAATAAGGAAAATTCTATAGGTCATTTCTGTCTTGTAATCTACTTTGTCAGAAAAATACATCACGTAAAGGAGACGATACTGTTGCTCTCCCAATCTTCTGCCTCGAAGCTGAGCCTCACATTCTCCAGCAAGTTGTGTGCTTGCTGCACACCCAGGTTGTGTGGAGGAGGTGGGGGAATCCTTGTGCTCCACTTGGTGTTCTGGTCCCTCTTCTGCCGTTATCCTTGGCCATGTCAATTCACATCAATTGTCTGTGAACTTGCTTTCAGAGCTACTGATAACAATGCCATATAACAGCTAGCAATTACACTTCACTTTCTCATGGTCTCTTTCTTGTGTGATTCTCTGGTCCCCTCAgcatgcaaagggaaaaaatgtatggGTTTACTAATGCACCTCACCCAACTCCTTTGTCCAAAGGAGTTGTTATGTTCTATTTGCTACTCCTAAATTGCTTGTTGAAATGTCAAGGACAGAGAATATTATTTCACATAGGTTCAGAAACAAAGATATCCTCTCCACATAAATCTTACTTGGTAGGAGTGGCAGGGAAAGATCACTTACCCTTTAGAAAGTACTAAAAATGTGCAAGTATAAATCACCACCTAAATCACTTTTTAAGGCTGTCTGAGTAAATTTTGTCATCTTTGCTGTAGACATaaattgcaaacattttaaaatttctattgTAGGTTAAAATTATTGCTTTCCAATATTCTTATAAGGTTATTGTACAAACTCAAATTACAGAAAGGAGACAGAATTACTTTATTGAAATAGTACTGGATGTGAATAGTACAAACACAGTTTTCTCCAATAAAgaactaaatttatttttaaatttatcagGAGTGCCAGTGTCATTCCGCTGACTTATGCAAGGCTGAAGAAATAGCTGAACACAATAGAGATTTAGCAATCCTCCGCTGCTGTAGTAGTGGGACAGAAGTAGGATTGTAGAACTTACCATAGCTGCACGTGAGATGGTTACCctctgtttttaatgctttcagaTACGATCCCCGTTTCAACACCTGGATTCACCTGGCAAGCATGAACCAGAAGCGTACCCACTTCAGCCTGAACGTGTTCAATGGCCTCCTTTTCGCAGTGGGTGGTCGCAACTCAGAGGGCTGCCTCTCCTCGGTTGAGTGCTACGTGCCTGCCACTAACCAGTGGCAGATGAAGGCACCCCTGGAGGTGCCCCGCTGCTGCCACGCCAGCGCTGTGGTGGATGGTAGGATCCTGGTCACAGGAGGTTACATTAACAGCGCCTACTCCCGTTCAGTGTGCATGTATGACCCCAGCAACGATAGCTGGCAGGATAAGTCCAGCCTTAGCACCCCACGAGGGTGGCACTGCGCCGTGTCCTTGCTGGAGAGGGTCTATGTCATGGGTGGGTCGCAGCTGGGCGGGCGAGGGGAAAGGGTGGATGTCCTCCCCGTGGAGTGTTACAGCCCTTACACGGGGCAGTGGAGTTACGTGGCGCCCCTTCAAACTGGAGTGAGCACGGCCGGCGCCTCCATGCTGAACGGGAAGATTTACCTGGTGGGGGGCTGGAATgagatagagaaaaaatataagaagtGCATTCAGTGCTATAACCCGGATCTCAATGAGTGGACAGAGGAAGACGAGCTGCCTGAGGCCACTGTGGGAGTATCCTGTTGTACTATATCCATGCCCAACACCAAGACAAGGGAGTCCAGGGCGAGCTCAGTCTCTTCTGTACCAGTCAGTATCTAAACCCTGGTCAGACCAGCAACCGGTAAAAATGTTTACCAGCACAGCAGTTTAATTAACCCTTTAAGTAGCATTTTTGTgcttatgtggaaaaaaataataataataataattggcTTTGCAACAATTTTAACAGTGCAAATTGGCCATTTTTCCTGATCTTTAAGACAGGTGGCATGAAACAACATACTAGGGATAAGATGAATTTTCTTAGCAGGAAAAGAGTTAAGCCATAACAGTAGAGagaattttattctgttcctgACTTTGCCACTGACTCACTGTGTTATCTGtggcaaataatttatttgtgacTTGGTTTCCTTACCTGTAAAATAGAGATAAAGTTGCTTCAGAAGATTGTTGTGAGGCTTTTTTAATACTGAGTTTTAAACGCTTTCAGAACTCAAAATGAAAGCCAAACATTGGTAGTAATAAATCTCAATATACATTGGAAATGTGCCATGTCATTATACAATTTAtcagttttgttctttcctaagcattttattcttaaataaacaaaaaaaaaaaaaaaaaaaaaaaaagaaagaaaaaaagaaagaaaaaaaaaattgcatataACATATACATGCTTTCCTTTTGGGGCAGTGatattcacagattttttttcacaatgttttctccttcagaagCTAGAAAGAGATCCCTATCTTCTGCCATGAGACCTTTTAATCCTCCTCTCTAATGCTGTAGCATGGCTTTTTCAAGACCTGAATCCACAAAATACTTTAGCTCCTGCAAGCCTTATGGGCAAGTCCCAAGGTCTGCCTTGGGTGCCAAAGACCTCTTCTGACCCCCATGTGTACACCAGGGAGCAGACCGCCACCCTGTCCTCTTCTCTTGCCAGGAAGGCTCTCCTGTTACTCCCAGAGGAAGGTGTGAAGGCCACACAGTTTGTCTCCTGTTCCTTCTCTACCCATCTGTGTAGGAATGTACCTCGGGGTTATCTTCTCTTCTGAGAAGCCAGAAGCCAGGAGGTACCACAAGAGGGGCAAAATCTAGAAGCTGGGTTCATGCCCAGAGGCACCGAGGCTCACGGGTTTCTGAGGGTGGAGAAGATGCATAGAGCATCTCTCCTACTCTGTAGTATTCTGAAAAATTCCCAGTGCAGTGAGGAACAGTCTGAATAAAGACTGCAGGATCTGCCTTTAAGCATAGGGTATGTATATGGAGAACAGTGAATAATGGAAAAGTGGATGAAATCAAAGAGGCTTTCCTTAGAAGTGACAAAGAGGTACCTTAACACCTTTCTTACCAGGTGTAGACACACCATCACCCAAACTAACCTTTTTCTAGACATACTGTTAGGTACCTCCTTTTGAAGCCTCATTTGTATTTTGAGGAGCTCTTACTCAGGTTTTTCCAAAGGCTAGACTAATGCTGTGCTTGTTGAATCCTGTGGAGTTTTCCTGGTGAGTGAAGTCTCTGATCAACTCAGATGATTttccaagaacatttttttcctaatctcaGCATGCAGTGGAGGAGTGAAGTATGAAACCTAATCCTATTCACTTAAGCAAAGGGACGTACAGCCCATAATGTCCC
The nucleotide sequence above comes from Aythya fuligula isolate bAytFul2 chromosome 3, bAytFul2.pri, whole genome shotgun sequence. Encoded proteins:
- the KLHL31 gene encoding kelch-like protein 31 → MAPKKKNVKKNKADINETTIIVEDGPLSKLNGLNGLLEGGNGLSCISSEVSDLSYSPNLLEGLSRMRQENFLCDLTIGTKTKSFSVHKVVMASISDYFHNILKKDPSTQRVDLNDVSPLGLATVITYAYTGKLTLSLYTIGSIISTAIYLQIHSLVKMCCDFLIQEISVENCMYIANIAETYGLKTTKEAAHKFIRDNFIEFSETDQFLKLTFDQINELLADDDLQLPSEIVAFQIAIKWLEFDQKRVKFAADLLGNIRFGTISAQDLVNYVQTVPRMMQDADCHKLLVDAMNYHLLPYHQNTLQSRRTRIRGGFRVLVTVGGRPALTEKSLSRDILYRDPEKGWKKLSEMPAKSFNQCVTVMDGFLYVAGGEDQNDARNQAKHAVSNFCRYDPRFNTWIHLASMNQKRTHFSLNVFNGLLFAVGGRNSEGCLSSVECYVPATNQWQMKAPLEVPRCCHASAVVDGRILVTGGYINSAYSRSVCMYDPSNDSWQDKSSLSTPRGWHCAVSLLERVYVMGGSQLGGRGERVDVLPVECYSPYTGQWSYVAPLQTGVSTAGASMLNGKIYLVGGWNEIEKKYKKCIQCYNPDLNEWTEEDELPEATVGVSCCTISMPNTKTRESRASSVSSVPVSI